The stretch of DNA CAGTATTGCTGCTTACAGCTGTGACTAAAGACATTCCAGTAAACCTATTTTTGACTGTACATGTGGAGTTCCTGCACATCTTCATGAAGTTCTGGAGGACACTCAAGGCTCTCCACTACCAGCAGTCCCTAGGAAAGGgctgtttcagtgttttcttaacCAAAAGCAAGAAGTGTGTGTAAAGCCCAATGATATAAAACACAGCAGGAGGACAGTGGCTCTCCTGAAACCAGTCCAGGGTGAACAAGCCCACCATATTCAGAGCCCTTCACCTCAATGTGGCGTTTGCGGTCCTGAACTCCAGCCCGTTTTGCGTCCCTGTGATCCGGTGGGCTGGGGGTTGTTCCCAGACAGATGCGCTGGGGTGGTGAGGGACGTGTAGGGGCCCCTGTGCTGGACTAAACAGGAGCTGAGCTCCTCCATCCATGGGCAAGACTGCTGCGTTTTGGCTGTCTCCAACCTTGGTCTCAGGTGTTGGTGGCATTTCTGTCTGCCCTTTATTTTTGGGACCCTCgttccttccagccctgggCCTGGGACTTTAGCTGAGCTGAGATCAGGTTCTCCTGATTCTCTTCTTGCTGTCTCTTTTCTGATGAGAGAAGCATTGTCCTGCTTAGCGTGTGTCTGAAGTAATGTTGGAGAGGGGAAACTGCCCCAGAGAATTCCCAGTGCCACGTCGCAGCTTCCTCTTTTGAACCTGCCCCCAGGACCTTGTACACAGGTTTCCACCTGAGTGGTGGTGCTGCTCCATGCAGAGAAGGGGATTAAAAGGGAGCACAGCAGGCTGGAGGGTCGGATGTGATTACAAGCTCTGCTTGTCCAGCTGGAATATAAATAGGACTTTTCTCCTCTGTGGGCCCTGGTCTCTCCAGGTGAGAACCAGAAAGCCAAGCTGGGTTTTTCCTCCTAAAGTGTAGCCTGGTTTTAAGATTGTGCACCCGGTGGAAGGGACAAAAATCATCCTGCTTATGCCTTTGGCTACTCTCCACCTGCAAGGGATCAAGAGGGTGGATGAAGAGGGACTGTGTCTGTCTTCAGGGGGGCTGCATGTCTTGCTGAGCTATCGGGTGCCTTCTCCTGCCAGCTGCCATGCTGTGCCTACTCTGGTCTGCCTGTTAGGGCAggctttcctcctgctgctggagagtCCTGCCCTTACCTCTGGCTTGCTTTCCCAGCCCCatcttgcttttgctgctgctgctgccgccaccCACAGAAGGACCTTGGTGCCGCAGCAGTGTATCAGGACTTCAAATTCCTGCTGGCACCAGGTCTGAGCAAGAGAAGTTAGTTTTGCGGTTGCTTGCTAGAGGCAAAGCCTGGCTTTAAAGCTGGGCTGAGGGCCTTGGAAAATGGGTGCTGGTAGGATGAAGTCTTCACAGCAATCATACTGTATTAAAGAATTGCTTAGAGCTGCTGCTATACCCTCTGTAGCCCTGTCCTTGCTGGGTTCAGCAGATCTTTGTCAGCAGCGTGACCCTAGGGAGAGTTTCCAGGTAGCAATGAACTCTCCTCAGTGCAGGCACTGGTGTACCACCCTGACAAGTGCTGTTGTTAGCGCCATCCCGGCAGTGTGCTGCTTTGGAAAGGCACAAAAGCTGTTCCAGGTGACCCAGATCGATGGAAAATGAGGTGAAATGTTAGTGCCCCTGACCCTGGACCTTTAGTGTCTTGTGCTTGCCTTGGACTCATCCTTTGGTACCAAAGGGACTGGACCAGGCCCACCCCAGGCAGCCGAACGCCGGCAGCAGGCTCTTGCCCTGGGAAGGCTCGCATTCCTCGGCAGCTTTGCCAGAGTGCTTTTGCAGCATCTCCCAGGAGGTTGGGGTGCAAACGGTTGTATTTGAGATGTAGGGCAGGGAAAGCTGCCACGGCCAAAGCCTTCAGCGCACGTCCCTGGGTTGCCAGGATTAGGTGTTGATCAGTTCGAGGTTCGGGTCACTGATCGCTGGGGTCGTCCTGAGCACAGACCTTCTCAAGGGACCAGCTCTGGCtgtgggaggcagcagcagcagcaaattaaCAGTAACTTCACAGTATTAGAATTTATTGAGCAAGTTTTATAGATTTTTCATGGCTGAAAAGAGCATTACAATGTCTGGTCTCAGGTATGTTATAGAGCAGTCATCCTTATATTCCTTTGAGATTCCATGGTTTTTATATTGCAGCCTGTGCTGTCCCACCCTGGACTGGTGGCAGGGAGGACTGTAGTAAGCGGAAAGGGTTGTTGTTTCCAGCAGTGTCTGCATGCTTTGGGTTTGTGTTTCACCAAGGAGATTTTTACAACAAAAACAATTCCTTCACCCAAGTGTAGGGTCTGTTTTATCCATTCCCTCTTTGTGCAGAAGACAGACCTCTTCATTAGCTGCTGTTTTCCACATGATTGCTTTTTTACAGGAAACAGCATGTTTTGGCTGGAGTTGTGCATTCCTCCTGCAGGGCTGGTTCCTCCCCCCAGGCTGGCTGGTGGGACCCGTGTGGCTGGACCCCGGGGTCCCCATGCCTGAGGGCATGGGGGCTGCAGCGAGGGTTGGCTGCCAGGGTACTGTGGCTCTGAGGCAGGTAGGGAGAGGCCTCCCCCTCCTGGCTCTGGGAGCTGGGCATAGAAGGGAACCATGGTGGGAGAGCTCCCGGGTCCCTGCTGCTTGCCCAGGCACTGCTCCCCACACCGTTTTGCCGGGGAGCACTGGGCTTCACTGCCCCATTCCTCTAGGGCTCCACAGCGGGAGCAGGGGCCATCTTTTGACCCGAGTCCAGCTCTCCCCACCCATGTTTTCGCTACAGCCCCCAGCTGGTCCTGCAGCTGCCTTCACAAAGATGAAACTCGATCGCTCCCACATAGGAAATCTGGTGTCAGCAAGCGCAAAGGCGTGCCAGAGGTCGGGGAGTAAATAGCAGCAGCGCTAGGAGCACAATCCAACAATTATCCCAACTACGTGTGATTCTCCTTCAGGGAAAACAGCGAGAGGGATCCTCCGGCCGCGCTGCCAAACGCTGCGGCAGTAAACAGGGAGGCGGCCGGGGGGGAGCGTGGGGCCAGGGCAGCTCCCGCCCCGCGGGAGGGCCGGGACCAGCGGCCCTGAGGCGGTGAGGCGGCCGGGTGGGAGCGCGGGGGCGGCCGGTGGCGGGGGCcgggccccgcgccccgcggaGGGGGAAGGCCGGCCTGCGCAGCGTCCCGGCCGCCATGGCGACCCACGCAGCTCTCGCGAGACTGtccggggcggccccgcgcaTGCGCACCGGCGAGCGTCGAGAGCCCTCCCTCGGAGGGCCGGAAGTTCCACCCTCTCTCAGGTATCGGCGGAAGCCTTCCCCATTGGCTGGGCGGTGCCGCGCGCGGTGCCGCCGCCTGCGCTGATTGGCGGCTCAGCGCGCAGGCGCGGGCAGCATGGCGGCGCCGGCCCGGCGGAGCGTGGTGTTCGTGACGGGCAACGCCAAGAagctggaggaggtggggggCGGTTGCCTGGCagcgcgcggcggcggccgggccgggcctggTGGGGCCGGGCCCTGACGGGCGGGTTTCCCCTCCCTTGTTCCCCGCAGGTCACTCAGATCCTCGGGGACTCCTCTCCCTACACGCTGGTGGCGAAGAAAATTGACCGTAAGTTGGCGGCGGGGCCTGGGGGGacgcggcggcgcggcccggcccggctgccTCCTCAGCGCCGGCCTTTGTGTCCCCAGTGCCGGAGTACCAGGGGGAGCCGGACGACATCTCCGTGCAGAAGTGCCGCGAAGCCGCCCGGCAGGTCGCTcgctttctccttcccctttcccgCCGGTCGGAGCGGTGGTGCGATTGCGGGGGGACCccagccccggcggggcgggaggcagCCGGGGGCGTCGGGGCTTCCGACCCAGCCCTGAGCAAATTCAGGGACGTGTCCGGGCCTGGCCTGGCCTCGCTTCACTCCTGTTACCCAGCTGTTTCTGGCCTGCGCTGGGTGATGGGGAATTCTCGCTGGTGACAGTGTTTAggcagtcctgctgctgctcctgtggcCTCCTGTGGCCCTCGAGCAGCAGGAGGACATGACAGCTCCTTCAGTCCAGCGGTTGTGGACTGAAGCTTCTGTGTGTCAGCTGGAGCTTCTGATGGATCACCTTCCAGAGCTGTCTCTAGGATGGGTGTCTTAAAAGAACCAAGTGAGGACTAAGACTCGAGGAGAATGCAGGCATGCCTCTAGGGCACAGGCCTTCCCCCTCCTTGTCCCACCATTCCTGCCCCCTAAGTGCTCAGAGGGTGTTCAGCTCTGCTCATTTTTCTCCACGTGAGATCTTCCCTACTAGACTTCAGCCACTCCAGCCTGCCTTGGGAGGGCATGGGTTTAGTTGTGCCTGGTATGGATTGCCTCCGGGGCAAAGAACTTTAGCGGCTGGTGGATTTTTGTGACGTTCCTGTTATTGTGTAAACATGAGAATAGGGTAGAGCAAGAAAATGAGGTTGGAGGCAGTGCCTTCCTCTAGGTCTAACATTTCTATCTCTTGGGCTTTTGCTGTAGATTCAAGGACCTGTTATAGTAGAAGATACCTGCTTGTGCTTCAATGCCCTGGGGGGCCTTCCAGGACCATACATGTAAGTAGGAGGGCACTTGCTTCACCTTTCGTGTTCTAGAGTTAGGAGCGCAGGCTGGCAGGGTGTGCTTCACGGGGGATTCTCCACATGCCAGGAGCAGTAGGATCAGGCAGGTGATTACTGGTCTTTGTCCTCAGCTTCATCCTGCACCCCAGGGGCTGGACTTAACTCCTTGAGCCCTGCTGTAAGTCGCTGTGCAGGATGAGGGAGACCGACCTGAGTTATTGGCTCTGGCTCCCGATCTATGGTGCCTGCTCTTGCAGCCAGCTTGGGAACCTGGCCTCACAGCACGCTCTGCGTAGTTAAGGCACCATGCGTTTCAGCAGGACTCTGGGATGAGTGTCCTATAGGTTCTCATACAGACTGCTTTAATCCAGCAGATAAGATTACAATAAGTTACGTTACAGCGTAACTCCTCTAATAAAATACTGCCTTAGCTCCTGGAATGAACTTTTAGTGTGATTAATTCTTCCAAACTCTCTCTGCTGAGCTAAGCAGAGACATAAAAGCTTTATATGATGAGGTTGGCACTAGAAATGGGTATAAGATGCAAACAAGTTGAgtgaagaaatgtattttggcaCGTCAGTGCTGGTGTGAGAGAACTGGGTTATTTACAGTAGACCCCAGTACTGCAGTAAATTAAATGCCCTGCTGCTGGTTTCACTGTGTCCCATTCAGTTTAAGAGCTAAGTTCATCTTTGTTGGTAAATAGGCCAGAGCGAGGTGATTTGACAGCACATTCGAAGAGGGATTCAAAGGGGTATGAAAATGTAGGCAACAATGTCTCAAGGATTGCCTGTATTTGTGagaaataatagcaaaaaataatctttcctctcttcttccccttcagaAAATGGTTCCTGGAAAAACTCAAACCAGAAGGTACTGCCTCCCGTGTTACTGCTCTGCGTGTGACTCGGTCCTTTCCGAATGACGTGGATCCCTGCCCgtgctgggctctgctgagCGTGCTTGCCCACCACGCTGCCCGTTTCATAGCTGGTTCCCTTCCTGTTTGACCAGCTCTGTCCCTTCACATTGTCTCCTTGAGCCCGTCCCGTGCCCTTCTTCACGGGACGTTGTTTCCCCTGGTAGCTTCAGCATCATCCCTGCATTCCCAGACGCCTGCCTCTGCAGGCTGGTGGTGGGGCATGTGGGACCTTCTTGTTTGTCATCAGTGTGACCTGGAagacctgctgctgcctttggttTCTGTGCAAGCCCCTCTCCACTAACGCTCACCTCTCCTGGTGTGCAGTGACTGCCTTTGATCCCGCGGTTAAGAGTGTGACTGCAAATCCCACGCTGCGTTGCGAGCATGAGCATTAATCACGCTAGTTCAGCGTAGGCTATAGTCCTCTCTGGTGCTGCACAGGCGTTTGCTTCTGCTCCCAAATTAATAGCGGGGCCCTGCAGCTCACACTGTGCTAGATCTGAGGTGCTGGCTTCGGTCATACAAGGGACTGGGCCAAGAGCATCCTTGTACCTGAGCTTTGTCACCTCCCGTAGTTCTTCCTCTCCCTTGTGGTGTGAATGCAGAATGCTCCCTCGATCTGGCTCTCGGTGGGCGTGTTGCGCTCCGAGGGAAAGGCAGTAACGCCGGGATCCTTTCTGTGTCGCTCAGGCCTGTACAAGCTGCTGGCAGGGTTTGAAGACAAATCTGCCTACGCTCTCTGTACCTTTGCATTCAGTACTGGAAACCCAGAGGAGCCCGTGAAGCTGTTCAAAGGCCAGACTCACGTAGGTGGtgtggctggggaaggagacGTGCTGAGGGAGGAGGGCTGTAATGTGAATTTCGTAACAGCATTGGCTCTGTTGAGGACAATTTTAGTGGCTGCTGGGTAACTGAACACCCCTGGAGCTTGTTgggagcaggctgagggagagTGGAGCTggtgggtggtgggtgctgaaTGCTGCAGCCCTCTCGCCCAGCTGTAGGTCCCGAACGCTTTGCACGTTACCTCAGGCTCCTCAGCCCCCTCGCCTCCCTCTGACAGGGCTGTGTTTGAGTGCAGTTGTTAGTTCTGTTAATTGGGGGGGTAAAGGGGCTGTCAACATAGGGCAGCATGGTGGGGCAGTGAGTTTGGGGCTGCTCATTTTGGTTATGTTCTGGGAAGGAGGACAGCACCACGCACCCAGCCTGTGGCTGCGTGTAGCTCTTCACTCCGTGTGTGAAACGTGACTGCGAGGCCATGGCTTACGGGGCTTATTTGCTTTCTTGTGGCAGGGGCTGATAGTGGAGCCCAGAGGCCCTCGAGATTTTGGCTGGGATCCCTGCTTTCAGCCGGATGGCTACGACCAGACGTAAGTGGTGTTTTCCCTGCGTAAGGAAAGCTGGGGTCGAGGTTGTGTGGGGAGAGGAGCCTGGCTACGGGGaagggtgggagggagaaaacGCCCTTCTGGATCTGAACGTGGTGGGTTACGGGGAGCCCCCGGCTCGGGATGGGGGTTGTTGGCTCTGCCAGCGTGCCACTACAGATGCCCCGCCGCAGTCGGGCAGGGTGATGGCAAGCGGAGGGGGGCTCCCGGTGACCGGGGGGGGCACGTGCTGTAGCGTTTCCGCTGCTGAGGCTTGTGgcttctctcccctccagctACGCCGAGCTGCCCAAGGCAGTGAAGAACTCCATCTCGCACCGTTACAGAGCGCTGAGCGAGCTATCCGCCTTCTTTCTTCACAGCCACCCGCCGGAGCCACGGGATGGCCCCAGCTagcgccccctccccgggccgcGGGCGCCCTGCGCCGCCCGTGCagcccgccgccccgggagcgctCAGCCCCGCTGCGGGCTGCCATTAAACCTGCTCCTTGGGAACCCGCTGGTACCTTTTCTTGAAGCCTGTTTTTGTTGCTTCAGACGCGCCCGGGCGCCCGCGGTGGCTGCGCCGCAGGTACCGGCTGCCCCGCTCCGGGGCTCGTCCCGCTGCCGGTACCGGCGCCGGCAGGGGGCGCTGTCCGGCGCGGTGCCGCTAGCCAATGGGAAGCGGCCGGGGAGAGGCAGCCAATGGGCTGAGGGTCCGCCGCGTCCAATGGGCGCGCGGCGCACCCGGATGCAGTCAgcgcgcggcgcggcggcccGGGACCGCgtgcggcgggagcggggccggggctgagcccGGGCTGGGGCCGAACCTGCCCGGCCATGGAGCTGCTGCCGCGGGGCCCCGCCGAGTTCGGCTCGGCCCCGTACTGGGAGCGGTTCTTCCGGCAGCGCGGGCAGCGGCCCTTCGAGTGGTACGGGGCCTTCCCGGAGCTCTGCCCCGTCCTGCGCAAGTACGTCCGGCCCCGCGACAAGGTGAGCCCCGGCCGGTACCCAGCGCCCTGTGCCCGTACCGAGCCTCCCCCGCGGCGGCGAGCTCTGCGCCACAGTGCCCCGGCTTAAAACGCCGTCGTGCGGTGATCAGACGATGCGAAGCCCCCAGGGTGCTGTAGCAAGAGGAGAGACCCACGAGTTGCCCCGGGACGGAGAGCTGTGGGGTTAAAACATCCACATCATCCGCAaaagaatcatggaatcgttgTGGTTGGAAAGATCATTGAGcccaaccgtaaacctaacactaccaagcccactACTAAACCAtttccctaagcaccacatctattcgtcttttaaatacctccaggggcGGTGACtccactgcttccctgggcagcctgttccagcgcttGGAAGAGATGCAGCAGGTGCATCGCTTCTGTGCCCATGTGGCTTTTGTATGTGGAAATGTTCTCTCAGGGCCCTGGCGAGCGGgtttgcaggtgctgcaggtgTGGTTTTTGCAGGGGGCTCTTGGCTGTGGCTGATATTTGCTCGTAAAACACTTTGGGGCGCATTCCCGGGGTGTTCTCACCATCACGCTGCTCTTGTGCCACCCCCCAGGTTCTAGTGGTGGGCTGCGGGAACTCGGAGCTGAGCGAGCAGATGTATGACACGGGGATGTGCGAGGACATCGTGAACATCGACATCAGCAACGCCGTGATCCGACAGATGCAAGAACGGAGCGGGAACAAGAGGCCGAAGATGAGCTACCTGCTGATGGACGTGCTTCAGATGGACTTCCCTGACGCCCACTTCCAGGTGGTCCTGGACAAAGGCACGCTGGACGCCATCCTCACTGATGAAGAAGAGGCCACTCTAGCCAAGGTGGACAAGATGTTTGCCGAGATCAGCCGGGTCCTGCAGGTAGGAGGGCGCTATCTCTGCGTCTCCTTGGCTCAAGCCCACGTGCTGAAGAAAGCAGTAGAATACTTCTCCCAGGAAGGCTGGGTTGTGCGTGTCCATCAGGTGGCCAGCAGCGGGGACAAGCAGCAGTTTGTCCTACCCATCTTTGTCTATGTCATGACAAAGTTCAGGAAGATCCCTGGCTCGGCACCGCAGATCCTGGAGATCTGCCCAGAGGAGCAGGACAAGCCGATGCGGGTGGAGAGCGCGGAGCGGCTGGTGGCGGCGGTGAAGGACAGGCAGCATTAcgccctgctctgcagccagctgaGCAAAACCCCCTGCGGGGAGCAGCTTTCCCTGGATCTGTGTGACAAAGAGAGCGGGAGGCCTCGC from Nyctibius grandis isolate bNycGra1 chromosome 21, bNycGra1.pri, whole genome shotgun sequence encodes:
- the ITPA gene encoding inosine triphosphate pyrophosphatase is translated as MAAPARRSVVFVTGNAKKLEEVTQILGDSSPYTLVAKKIDLPEYQGEPDDISVQKCREAARQIQGPVIVEDTCLCFNALGGLPGPYIKWFLEKLKPEGLYKLLAGFEDKSAYALCTFAFSTGNPEEPVKLFKGQTHGLIVEPRGPRDFGWDPCFQPDGYDQTYAELPKAVKNSISHRYRALSELSAFFLHSHPPEPRDGPS